The DNA region GTTCCGCGAGGACCTGCTGCGCCCCATTCCGGCGCTGCTCACCCGGCTGGCCGAACTCATTCAGGCCCGTAACCGCTTTACCCCGGTGCAGGTGGGCCTTTTCCGCATTGAGGTCTGGGACCAGGACGAGGTGGTGTACCGCGAGGCGCTGCTCAACGCCCTGACCCACCGCGATTACACCCTGCGCGACGCCGTGCATGTGCATTACTTCCCCGACCGCCTGGAAATTATGAACCCGGGGGGGCTGCCCGGCGGGATTACCCCGGGGAACATCCTGCGCCACCAGCCCAAGCGGCGCAATCCGCTGCTGGCCGAGGTGCTGTCGCGCCTGGGGCTGGTGGAGCGCGCGGGCGTGGGCGTGGACAAGATGTACTCGCTGATGCTGCGCCACGGCAAGGAACCGCCAGAGTTCACCCCCTACCCCGACGCGGTCACCCTGGCGCTGCACAGCCCCGGCTTTGACGCCGAGTTCGTGCGCTTTGTGGCGAAGAAGCAAGAGGAGATGCAGACCCTCTCGCTGGACATGCTGATCGTGCTGTCGCTGCTGGCACGCGAGGGCGAGGCCACCCGCGCCCACCTGGCCCGCGCGCTGCAACTGCCCGAAGACCGCACGCCCCGGCTGCTGCGCGGCATGGAGGACCACGGCCTGATTGCCCGCGCGGGCGTGGGGCGCGGCATCGCCTACGTGCTGGGCGAGGAAGTGCGCGTGGCCCTGGGCCGCGAACGCGCCGTGCTGCCGGCCGCCCAGCCAGAGCTGCCCGCGCCTGTGGCCTCCGCACCAGCCCGGCCAGCACCAGCCCCCACCCCCGCCCGCCCCCGCCCCGAGCGCGACCCCGGCGCCCCCACCTCGGCCGAGGTGCGCGCCGCCGCCCTGACCCTGGCACGCGAACAGGGCCGGGTGCGCAACGTGGACCTGCGCGCCGCGTGTGGCCTGAACACCCAGCAGGCGTGGCGGGTGCTGCGCCGCCTCGTCCAGGACGGCCTGCTGCGCAAACTGGGCACCGGCACGCGCGACGCTGCCTATGAATTAACCCAAGGCGCCGGCCAACCGGCCTAACGATCACCCCGCCTTCTGAACCCAGCGCACTGGAGCGCCCCTCATGCATGGTGCGGGCAGCTTCAACATTCTGCATAGCATTGCCCAGTAAATCCGCTGTCCCTATGCGTTTTTCTTCCAATCGGCGCTCGGATTGGCAACTCCCGATCCAAGCACACCTCTTCCAACCACGGTTTCGTTCTTCCGCGCGCTGCTCAGGTTGAACAGGTTTTGTCGCTGCTCGGCCGCAATCCGTATCAGACAGCTTGGAACTGTTTCCATTGACAGGCTGGGGGCCGGCGTGTACGCTGAACGCTATCTGAAGTTCAGCAAGTGGAACCGCTTCATACCGGAAGCGGGCTGACCACCGGGTCGGCCGTCCACCCAAGGGGGATGCATGAAGAAAGCTGTTGCGCTGTTCAGCCTGTCCGCCGCCATTCTGGCCAGCTCTCACGCGGGCGCCGTGACCGTGACCCTGGCCTGCGGCGACGTGGGCCTTGAGCTGAAGATGTGTAAGGAGGGTGCCGCGCGCTGGGCCAAGAAGACGGGCAACACCGTCAAGGTCTTCGAGAGCCCCAAGCTGACCAACGACCGCCTGGGCCTGTACCAGCAGCAGCTGGCGGCCAAGAGCAGCGACATTGACGTCTACCAGCTGGACGTGGTGTGGCCGGGCCTGCTGGCCCAGCACTTCGTGGACCTGACCGGCAAGGTGCCGGCCAGCGAAGTGAACGCCCACTTCAAGGGCATCATTGACGCCAACACCGTGAACGGCAAACTGGTGGCCCTGCCCTGGTTCACCGACGCCGGGCTGCTGTACTACCGCACCGACCTGCTGAAGAAGTACGGCTTCAAGGCCGCCCCCAAAACCTGGACCGAACTGGCCCTGATGGCCAAGAAGATTCAGGACGGCGAGCGCAAGACCAACAGCGCCTTTAGCGGCTTTGTGTGGCAGGGCAAGAACTACGAGGGCCTCACCTGCGACGCCATGGAGTGGCTGGTGTCGTTCGGCGGCGGCACCATCGTGGACAGCACCGGCAAAATCACCATCAACAACGCCCAGGCCGCCAAGGCGCTGGACACCGCCGCCAGCTGGGTCAAGAGCATCAGCCCGGCCGGCGTCACCACCTACGACGAGGAAGCCGCGCGCGGCATCTTCCAGGCGGGCAACGCCGCGTTCATGCGCAACTGGCCCTATGCGTGGGCGCTGGGCCAAGGTAAGGACAGCAAGGTGGCCGGCAAGATCGGCGTGGCGCCGCTGCCCAGCGGGGGCGCGCGCAACGCCGCGACCCTGGGCGGCTGGCAGTTGGGCGTGAGCAGCTACTCCAAGAACCAGGACGCGGCCATCAGCCTCGTGCGCTACCTGACCAGCCCCGAGGAGCAGAAGATCCGCGCCATCCAGGGCACGTACAACCCCACCCTCCCGGCCCTGTACAAGGACAAGGACATTCTGGCGAAGAACCCCTTCTTCGGCAGCCTGTACAGCGTCTTTACCAGCGCGGTGGCTCGCCCGTCGGCCCCCACCAAGCTGAAGTACAACCAGGTGTCGCAGGCCTTCTCCACCGCCGTCAGCGACGTGCTGAACGGCAAGATGAAGGGGCAGCAGGCCGTGGCCAAGCTGGCCACCGACCTCGCCCGCATCAAGGGCCGGGGCTGGTAAACGGCGCGGGCCAGACCTGACGCGCACATGCGGGGGACACGCCCAGATCCGGGCTGTCCCCCCACGCTTATGCAGCCCCGCGCAGGGGCCCCCTGATGGCCCCACCCCCACACGCCCGTTTCAGGAGGTCCACGACCCATGACTGTCAACGCCACTGCCCCGGCGCGGCCCCGCCGCACGCGCGGCATTGAAGCGGCCCGCGCCCGGCAAGCCCTCTGGCTGCTGCTGCCCACCCTGATCGCTATTGCGCTGGTGGCGGGCTACCCGCTGTACCGCACCTTCTACTTCTCGCTGTTTGACGCCAACCTCACCAGCCCCGATCAGCGCACCTTTATTGGCCTGGACAATTTCTGGTTCACCACCGAAGACGGCGTGGCCGTGGGCTTCCTACAGGACCCCAAGTGGTGGGGGGCGGTGAAGAACACCCTCCTCTTTACGGTGGTCTCCGTGTTTCTGGAAACCGTGTTCGGCATGATTATCGCGCTGGTGGTCAACAGTGCCTTCAAGGGCCGGGGCCTGCTGCGGACCGCCATGCTGGTGCCCTGGGCGATTCCCACCGTGGTCTCGGCGCAGATGTGGGCATACCTCTACAACGATTCGTTCGGCCTGATCGGGCGCGGGCTGCTGGGTGGCCAGGCGGTGCTGGCGAACACCGACACCGCCATCTGGGCGCTGATCGCGGTGGACGTGTGGAAAACCACCTCGTTCATGGCCCTGCTGATTCTGGCTGGCCTGCAAAGCCTGCCGGGCGACATGTACGAGGCCGCCGATGTGGACGGTGCCAGCAAGTGGACCCAGTTCTGGCGCCTGACGCTGCCGCTGCTGCGCCCGGCCCTGCTGGTGGCGCTGGTGTTCCGCAGCCTGGACGCGCTGCGCGTGTTCGATGTGATGTCGGTGATGCTGGGCAACGTGAACGCGGCCAGCACCTCCATGACCGGCTACGCCCGGCAGGCCCTGATTGACAACCAGCTGCTGGGCATGGGCAGCGCGGTCAGCGTGGCGGTGTTCCTGATCATCATGGTGATCGTGGTGATCTACGTGACCGCCTTCCGCGTGAAGTTCGACTGAGGAGGGGCATGTCATGAACCTGAAAACCGCCAACCCCGCCCTGTACTACCTGCAGCGGACTGCCTTTTACCTGCTGGTGCTGCTGATCGCGGTCTATCTGCTGGCGCCCTTTGTGTGGGCCGTGCTGACCAGTTTGCGCTCGCCCGGCGACCTGTTCCTGACGCCCCGCGAATTCATTGCGGCGCCCACCACCCTGCAGAATTACGCGCAGGTCTTTTCCTACCCCAACTTTCAGCGTGGCCTGTTCTACAGCCTAATCGTGGCGGTGGGGTCAGTGCTGGTGAGCCTGCTCATCGGCTCCTTTGCCGCCTATGCTCTCGGCCGCTTCCGGTTCAAGGGCAAATCAGTCATCCTGTACATCATTCTGGGCGTGAGCGTCTTTCCGCAGATTGCCGTGCTGGGGGGGCTGTACTCTTTTCTTCAAGGCGCGGACAGCGCCCTGAATGCCGCGATTGAAGCCAGCTCGTCAGGCGTGCTTGACCGTGTGCTTGACGCTTTCAGGCTCTACAACCGTCCTCTGGGCCTGATCCTGTCGTATCTGATTTTCACCATTCCCTTCACGGTGTGGGTGCTGACCAGCTTTGTGCGGGACATCCCCGGCGAACTCGAAGAGGCCGCGCTGGTGGACGGTGCCTCGCCGCTGCAAACCCTGTTCCTGGTGCTGTTCCCGGTCATGATGCCCGCGCTGGTGACCACGGGGCTGCTGGCCTTTATTAACGCCTGGAACGAATACCTCTTCGCCCTGACCTTCACCAGCACCAACCGCACGGTGCCGGTGGTGATCGCCAACTACTCCGGCGCCACCCAGTTTGACCAGCCCTGGGGGCCCATCATGGCCGCCAGCATTGTGGTGACGGTGCCGCTCATCATTCTGGTGCTGGTGTTCCAGCGCAACATCGTCTCGGGCCTGACGGCCGGGGCGGTAAAGGGCTGAACCACCACAGGTCAACACGCGGCGGCGGCTTCCTGGATTGGAAGCCGCCGCCGCATTTCTCCTTCAGTTCAGGTGGCTCTCGGCCGCAGGCAGGCCACCGTAGGCCACCGCCACATCCCGCAGCAGCTGGCGGGCGAGGCTCAGCAGGGCGTCTTCGGTGTCCTGCTCCACGCGGAACACGCCGCTCTGGCCGTATTCGCCCTGAAAGGCCCCCGCCACCCAGCGCACCCGCACCAGCACCTCGCACAGCCCCAGCCGCAGCCACGCGGCATGAAAACTGCCGCTGGGCGGGGGCCGCAGGCGCACGGTGGGGTCGGTGGTGAAGTCTAGGGTGACGTTGTTCAGGGGCAAGCCCGGCCCACTGGCGGTGCGCAGGGCGTGGTACAGCGCGTTCAGGAACGCCTCGCACGCCCGCTGCTCCGACTGCCGCTGGCCCGCGCAGCGGCGGATCACCGCCTGCAGTTCGTCAAACTCGCTCATGGCACAGGGGGCTGGGCGAAGAGAGGCTCCACCCAGCCGGAAGGGCCCGTGGCTCATACGGATTCCGTCCATTTCCGTAACATCCAGAAAAGAGCTGGATGTTCCTCCAATTCCCGGAAATCCGTACCCTTTCCCTCTCCATCCGGTCGGAAAAATTCCATAACCCGTTACGGAATTTTTCGGAATCCGTATCAGTCCTCGCGGCCACTGGTGGCGTCGCCCATGTTGGTGCTGGGCGGGTCGCTGGCGTCCATGCTCTGGTGGCTGGCGATGTCCTGCTTGTCCAGCCCCTCGCGGCGGTACTGGCCGGGCGACTTGTTCTCCTGGTCCACCGCCGCCTCAATCTCGGCCTCGGCGCTGGGGCGGCCCATGAACTGCAGGTCCACATTGCTGATCTCGTTCTCGTGGCGCACGGTGCCCTCGGCCTGGGGCTGCGCGGACGGCGTGGGGGTGTGGTCCTCGTGCTTGGTCATGGCTGTACGCTACCGCTGGGCCGCGCGCCGCACCTGAACAGCTTCTTCATGCACCTTCACCGGGCAGGCCACCTGCGGGCGCCCCCGCCCTAGGGGTTCAGGTGCAGCACACTCTGGTTGCCGCGCAGCACGTACACCAGCACGCCCAGGCCAGAGAGCGCCGCCGCGCGCTGCTCCAGGGCGCGCACCGTGTCAGGGGGAGCACTCCACTGGCGCCGGGGCTGCTCGCCGGGTTCCAGGTAAAAACCCTCGGGGATGGCCACAATGCTCACGCGACTGGCGGTGGCGCGGGCGCGCAGGGCCTGCTCCACCAGTTCGGGGCCGGCACCCGCACTCAGGATGATCAAATTGCCCCCGGCGCGCACGGGCGGCAACTGGGGCGTGCCCCGGGTGGGGGCCAGGCGGGCCAGCACGCCCAGGGCGGCGCGCAGGGCCTGGGGCCCGCGCCCGCTGGGGGTCGCTTCGGGGCCGCTGGCTGCCGCCACAGGCAGGTTCAACTCCAGCGCCGCCTGCACCAGGCTGGCCCCCAGCCGCGCGGCGCTGTCGGCAAAGACCTCGCCGCCCCCGGTGGTGTCCACAAACACGGTGAGGCTGCTGGCGGCGGTGCGCTCCAGTTCGCGCACGGTCAGCGTGCCGGTGCGGGCCGACAGCCGCCAGTGCACCCGCCCCGGCGGATCGCCGGGCACGTACTCGCGCGCCCCACGCAGGCTGATGGGATCGTCCAGGCCCAGGCTGCGGCTGAGTTCCCCTTCGCTCAGCAGTGGGCGCAGCACCTCGGGCAGGCGCAGGCCGTGGGTGCCGGGAAAGACCTCCAGGGTGGTGGGTGGGGCCGGCAGCGGGGCGCTGCGCCAGAACAGCCCCAGCGGATCGGCCCACTGCAGGGTGGCCCCGGGCCACACGAACAGTCCCCGGCGGTTCAGCTGCAGCTCGGTGCGCCACTCGTGCGTGGTGTCCCCCTGGTGCAGCGCCCCCACCTCCAGCGGCTCGGCGGGCACCACCGCGCGCGGCGTGGGATCGCCGACCCGAACCCGCAGCAGGCGGCGACTGCGCACCCGCAGGGCCACGGTCAGGGGCACACTCTGGCCCTCGAACGCCGCTTCGGGCAGCGTGCGCGTGAGGGTGGCGGCGGGCGGGCGGCGCGACAGGGCCCACAGGCCCAGCGTGACCAGCCCCACCAGCCCCAGGTACAGCAGGGCGGCCAGCAGCGGGTTCATGGGGTCCCTGCAGAAGGGCCGCTGGCCTCAGCCACCGGGCCGGTCACCGGGCACCTGCCCCCACCGCCGCCGGGGCAGCGCCCGCTCCGGCAGACGCCGTTTCAGCCGGCACCGGCTCGCGGGCCAGCACCTCCTGCACGATGGCTTCGGCGGGCTGGCCCTGCAACCGGGCTTCAATCTTCAGGCTCAGGCGGTGGGCCAGCACTGCGCCGGCCACGCGCTGCACGTCATCGGGGGTCACAAAGGACCGCCCAGAGAGCCATGCCAGTGCCTGGGCCGACCCCTGCAGGGCGAGGCTGGCGCGGGGACCGCCGCCCAGCGCCACATGGGGGTGGGCGCGGGTGGCCGCACTGAGGCGGGCGATGTACGCCTGCACGGCCTCCGAGACGTACACGCCGCGCACCGCCCGCTGCGCGGCCAAGAGGTCGGCTGGGGCCACCACCGCCCCCAGCGCCGCGATGGGATGCTCGCCCTGCAGGCGCCCCAGCATCTGCACCTCTTCGTCCAGCGTGGGATAGCCCACCGAGAGCCGCAGCAGAAAACGGTCCAGCTGCGCTTCGGGCAGGCGGTAGGTGCCCTCGTGTTCCACTGGGTTCTGGGTGGCAATCACCACGAAGGGCCGGGCCAGCGGGTGGGTCACGCCGGACTCGGTGACCTGCCCCTCGCCCATGGCCTCCAGCAGCGCGGCCTGGGTTTTGGGGGTGGCGCGGTTGATCTCGTCGGCCAGCAGCAGGCCAGTAAAGATGGGACCCGGCACAAACTCGAATTCACCTGTGGCGGGCCGGTAGACACTTACGCCGGTCACGTCGCTGGGCAGCAGGTCCGGGGTGAACTGCACGCGGCGAAAGCCCAGCCCCAGGCTGAGGGCCAGGGCGCGCGCCAGCATGGTCTTGCCGGTGCCGGGGGCGTCTTCAAGCAGCACGTGGCCGCCAGCCAGAATGCCGGCCAGGGCCAGCCGGGTCACGTCTTCTTTGCCCACCAGCACCTGGGCGACATTGTGCAGAACGAGGCGGGCAAAGTCTGGGGTGGCTGCGGTCTGGGTCATGGGATGTCCTCGGGGGGGCTCAGGGTGGGGGCCAGGGTCTGGATGGTGCGGGCGGCCGCCTCGGCGGCGCTGGCGTCGTCGCCGGTCAGGTGTCCGCCGTAGCGCACGGGCTCGTAGGCGGCGGTCAGGGTCTGCAGGGGGGCGGCAAGCACCGGGTGCGCGGCGCCCAGGCGCGCGGCGTACCCAGCGGGGGTTTCGGCCGGGGCGCGGCCCAGTCCGGCGGCGGCCAGGGCGGCGCCCGCCTCGCGGTAGGCGCGGCGCACGCGGTGCAGGGCGGCGGCGCTGTCGGGGTGGGCGGCAGGGACTGTCTCCTCGGGCACTGTAGGCAGAGGGGCGCGGCCTGGCCCCTTCAGGCGCAGCAAGAGGGCGGCCAGGGCCAGAAACATAGCGGCCGTCACCCAAGGCAGCACCTGCAGCAGGGTGCCCAGCAGCGCGGCGCGGCCCCCCGGGGGCCCGGCCTCGGCGGCGCGGCGGCCCAGCCCCTCGGCCGCGGCCTGGTCCGGCAGGGCGGCGGGGCCGCCTGCCCCGCCCCAGTACAGCAGGGCGCCCGCCACCAGCCACGCCGCGCCCAGCACCAGCAGTCCGGCGGTCATCAGCCAGTCGGCCGGGTGGGGCCGGCCCTGGCGCTGCACCCGGCCCCACAGCAGCCGCGCGGCGGCCACCAGACACAGCAGCCCGGCCAGCAGCGTGAGTTCAGCGGGGAATCCCAGCTGCAAGGGCTTCAGGGGCGGGGTCTCTGGGGCGCTAAGGGTGGGCTGCTCCCCTGCTGGTCGCTTGGCCGGCACCGGCTGGGGGCGGGCGCCAGCAGCGGGGCGGGCGCTGGGGCCCGTGCCCACCGGCAGCGCGGTCCACAGCGGCGGCGCCGGGGGCAGCGCGGCCGCCAGCAGCGCGGTGACCAGCACGGCGGCGCCCACCCCCCACCACCACGCGCGGGGCTCAGGCAATTCGGGCGCGGCCGTGTGGTGGCTCTGGCGGGCCAGGGCGCCCCCCAGCAGGGCCAGCAGCGCCAGGGGGTGCGGCAGCAGCAGGCCCACCAGCAGCGGCGTCAGCAGGCCGCGCCGCTGCCCGTCTTCCAGGGCGCCCACCGCCCAGATCAGCGCGAACCCCAGCAGGCTGACCAGCACATACTGCGCGCTGAGGGCCAGCAGGGCGCCCGTGTGCCCCAGGGCGGCGGGCAGCGCCGTCAGAAAGCCCAGGCCCAGCACCAGCTGCGCAACCAGCACCCGCGCCGGTGCCCAGGCGGGCCAGCGCACGCTGAGGGCCAGCAGGGCCACCAATGCGGCCACCGTCCAGGCAGGCAGAACGCTAGCCAGGCACAGAGGCAGCAGCGCCACGCCGTAGGGCGTCAGGCGCTGGCCGGGTGAAAGAGGGACGGCGGCGCTTACCACGGCCGGTCCAGCGAGGCATTTGGCATGTCGGCGCAAGCATACGGCCTTGCGCGCCCGTCCGTGGCCAAATGTGGGCAGTCCAGGGCCAGGGCAGCCCCCACAGCCGCCCGCCCCGCTGGCCACAGGGGCGAGCGGGGCGGGCCAGAGGTCCGGACGGGGGGGCTGGGGTTAATCCAGGAAGTCGCGCAGCTTGCGGGTGCGGGATTCGTGGTACTTGAGCTTGCGCAGCGCCTTGTTTTCAATCTGGCGAATGCGCTCGCGGGTCACGCTGAAGCGCTGGCCCACCTCTTCCAGGGTATGCTCGCGGCCGTCCACCAGCCCCTTGCGGAACTTCAGGACCATCGCCTCGCGCTCGGTGAGCTTGGACAGGGCCTTTTCCAGTTCCTCGGAGAGCAGGGTCTTGGCGGCGTTCTCCACCGGGCTGTCCAGGTTCTCGTCGGGGATGAAGTCGCCGTAGAAGGAATCCTTTTCGTCACCGATGGGGGTTTCCAGGGACACCGGCTCCTGGCTGACCTTCTGCACTTCTTCCACCTTGGCGGCGTCCCAGCCGGGACCCATCGCCTCGGCGATTTCCTCGTAGGTCGCCTCGCGCGAGAGTTCCTGCTGCAGCTGCCGCGCGGTGCGGGTGAGCTTGTTGATGGTCTCGACCATGTGCACCGGAATGCGGATGGTGCGCGCCTGGTCGGCAATGGCGCGGTTGATGGCCTGACGAATCCACCACGTCGCGTAGGTCGAGAACTTGTAGCGGCGGCGGTACTCGAACTTTTCCACCGCGCGGATCAGGCCCTGGTTGCCCTCCTGAATCAGGTCCAGAAAGCCCAGACCGCGCCCGGTGTACTTCTTGGCAATCGAGACCACAAGGCGCAGGTTGGCCTCGATCAGGCCCTGGCGAGCGGCGGCGCCGTCCTCGGTCTGGCGCATCAGGCGGCGCCGGGCACGGTCGTCGAGGTCCAGGTCCTCTTCCAGCACCTTGCGCGCTTCCTCGCCTTCTTCAATGCGGCGGGCCAGCGCAATTTCCTCTTCGAGGGTCAGCAGCGGCACCCGGCCGATCTCGTGCAGGTACTGGCGCACCGGGTCGTTGGACACGGCGCGGGGCATGTCGTCGAAGTATTTCTCCTCGTCGTCATCCTGCGCGGCGGCCGCCACGGTGCCTTCTTCAGCGTCCACATCGTCGGCGTCGTCCTCGTCCTCGTCGAGGTCCTGCACCTCAATGTTCTGGCCAGCCAGGAACAGCTGCATGTCCTCGAAAGCGTCGGGGCTTTCGGGGTCCAGGCCCGCCGCTTCCAGGGCCGAGGCCAGCGCCGTGGCGATGTCCTCGCTGGAGAGCACGCCCGCCGCGCGGCCGGCTTTCAGCAGTTCCTGAATGCTGGGGTGGGCGTAGTACGGCTTCTCGGCCGGGCCGCCGCCCTTGGGGGCCGGGGCCGGCTTGGCGGCCTTGGCAGCTTTGGGGGCCGCCTTGCCGGCCTTCGCGGCGGGCTCGGGCAGGGCCGGACCTTCTTCGCCCCCTTCAGGGAGGTCGGCGGGGGCGGGGGCCGCTTTCTTGGCGGCTTTCGGCTTGTCGGCTTTGGGGGCCTTGGGCGCCGCGTCCTTGGGCTTGGGCGCGCTGGCCTTGGCGGCTTTCTTGGCGGGGGCCGGGGCAGCGCCGGCGCCCGGGGGGACCGGGGCGGCTTCGGGGGCGCTGGCTTCGGCGGGTGCGGGGGCGGCGCTGGCGGCGGGCACGCGGGCGCGGGCGCGCGCCGTGGTCTTGGGCGCCGCGCTGCCGGCCTCGGGGGCCTCAACTTTCTTGCGGGTGCGAACGGGAGAATCTGCCATGCGGCCTCCTGCAGGTGCGGGGATAGAAAACAGTTCGGTGGGAGTGCGCGGCTCCCCCCTGGGCCCGGCAAAGGGCGGCTGGGGGGGGCCAGCAGCGGAAAGCGCGTCAGTCTAGCAAACGGGCCGGGCGCGGCTGGAGAGCGGAAGCACGAAACGGACTGAGGGGGAGGCCAACAGACAGGATACGGGGCCGGGGGCGCAAAGGTTCCCGGGCCCCCGGGGGCACCCTCAGGCGGGGCGGGTCACTTTGAGCACCTTGAAGCCGCCCTCGCGCCGGGTCTGCTCCACTGGGCCCAGGCGCGCCAGCTCGGCCTCGTAGGGCAGCGGCTCGTTGGCGACCACGTAGAGGGTGCCCCCGGGCCGCAGGCGCCGCCCGGCCGCCGCCATGAATTCGCGCGCCACGTCCAGCACCACGCCGCGCCCCACATGAAAGGGCGGGTTGGTCAGGATCAGGTCGAAGGTCTGCTCGCCCAGCCCGGCGTCCACGTCCGAGTGAAGCACCTCGCCGCCTAAGCCGCTGGCCTGCAGGGTGGCCTGGGCGCTGCGCACGCTCTGCAGGTCGCCGTCCACCAGCACAGCCCGCGCGCCGCGCCGCGCAGCCCAGGCGCCGATCAGGCCCGCGCCGCAGCCCAGGTCCAGCGCGCCTTGGCCAGTCAGGTCAGGCTCGCCCAGGCTGTCCAGCAGCAGCGCCGTGGCCTTGTCCGGCCTGGCGGCGCTGAACACGCCGGGCAGGCCCACCACGGTCACGCCATACGCCTCGTAGCCTTCGGGCTCGGGGAGGGGGGGGGTGGGGCCGGGGCGGCGCACCAGCTTCGCCACGCGCATGCCGCCGTCGCGCGCCACGGTTTCGCCTGCACCGAAGGCGGCGCCCGCCAGACGCACGTAGCGGTCAAAGCCCTTGTCGCGGTCCCCGGCGAGGTACAGCGTGCCGCCCGGGGGCGTGCAGGCGTGGGCCCAGGCCACCTGCGCGGCGGCGTAGGCGTTGCCCC from Deinococcus multiflagellatus includes:
- a CDS encoding methyltransferase, whose protein sequence is MTGKGKTGKSGQKIRLNRSAAERPAGARPAPAEAAPYPEVRPAVLGPRLDRLQVLTKPGVRGFPGVDAAQALLMETMRKDRVRGEVLDLTAMGGLLGALTGVTLRAVEGSAAALTVLRAAGLDAQAAAPGDDLRGHWPERARTVALVLAGDRGNAYAAAQVAWAHACTPPGGTLYLAGDRDKGFDRYVRLAGAAFGAGETVARDGGMRVAKLVRRPGPTPPLPEPEGYEAYGVTVVGLPGVFSAARPDKATALLLDSLGEPDLTGQGALDLGCGAGLIGAWAARRGARAVLVDGDLQSVRSAQATLQASGLGGEVLHSDVDAGLGEQTFDLILTNPPFHVGRGVVLDVAREFMAAAGRRLRPGGTLYVVANEPLPYEAELARLGPVEQTRREGGFKVLKVTRPA